A DNA window from Solanum lycopersicum chromosome 3, SLM_r2.1 contains the following coding sequences:
- the LOC101255065 gene encoding uncharacterized protein: protein MSVLCGLPPLLECVYGVACARWAWKRCLHSAGHDSENWSVATAEEFEPVPRLCRYILGVYEDDLRQPQWEPPEGYGINPDCLIVKKNYPDTGGRAPPYLLYLDHDHADIVLAIRGLNLAKESDYAVLLDNKLGKRKFDGGYVHNGLLKAAGLVLNAECEIMKQLLEKYPNYTLTVTGHSLGSGVAALLTMVVAQNLDKLGNIDRKRIRCFAIAPARCMSLNLAVRYADVINSIVLQDDFLPRTATPLEDIFKSLFCLPCLLCLRCMRDTCISEEKMLKDPRRLYAPGRLYHIVERKPFRCGRFPPVVKTAVPVDGRFEHIVLSCNATSDHAIIWIEREARRALELMQERDHVKEIPAKQKMERQQTLTREHNEEHKAALQRAVTLAVPHAFSPSHYGTFDELEEEQSDTSVRDSSPGSSSRSKTKDNWDELIERLYEKDESGHKILIRSRSQ, encoded by the exons ATGTCCGTTCTCTGTGGTTTACCCCCTCTCCTTGAATGTGTATACGGTGTAGCTTGTGCCCGATGGGCATGGAAGCGGTGCCTCCATAGTGCAGGACATGACAGTGAAAATTGGAGTGTTGCCACGGCTGAAGAATTTGAACCTGTCCCTAGGCTATGCCGATACATATTGGGTGTATACGAAGATGATCTTAGACAACCTCAGTGGGAACCACCTGAAGGATATGGAATTAATCCAGACTGTTTAATTGTGAAGAAAAACTATCCAGATACCGGTGGTCGAGCACCACCATATCTCTTATATTTGGATCATGATCATGCTGACATAGTTCTTGCTATTAGAGGTCTTAATTTGGCGAAGGAGAGTGATTATGCAGTCCTGTTGGACAATAAGCTGGGAAAACGGAAATTTGATGGTGGGTATGTTCACAATGGCTTATTAAAAGCAGCTGGATTGGTTTTAAATGCAGAATGTGAGATCATGAAGCAACTGCTGGAGAAATATCCAAACTATACCTTAACAGTTACCGGACATTCACTTGGGTCAGGTGTAGCAGCGTTATTGACAATGGTGGTAGCACAAAATCTTGACAAGCTGGGTAATATTGATAGGAAAAGAATCAGGTGCTTTGCTATTGCACCAGCTAGATGTATGTCACTGAATCTGGCAGTGAGATATGCAGATGTCATCAACTCCATTGTGCTTCAG GATGATTTCTTGCCACGGACAGCAACTCCTTTGGAAGATATATTCAAGTCACTATTCTG TTTACCATGCCTCTTATGCCTAAGGTGCATGAGAGATACATGCATCTCAGAAGAGAAGATGCTCAAGGATCCACGAAGACTTTACGCCCCAGGTCGCCTCTACCACATTGTCGAGAGGAAACCTTTTAG ATGTGGACGATTTCCACCTGTTGTGAAGACTGCAGTTCCAGTGGATGGGAGATTTGAGCACATAGTTCTCTCTTGTAATGCTACTTCTGATCATGCAATTATCTGGATAGAGAGAGAAGCACGAAGGGCCCTGGAA TTGATGCAAGAGAGAGATCATGTGAAGGAAATTCCAGCAAAGCAAAAGATGGAGCGACAACAGACATTAACTAGAGAGCACAACGAGGAGCATAAAGCTGCTCTACAGAGAGCTGTCACCTTGGCTGTTCCACATGCTTTTTCACCTTCTCATTACGGAACTTTTGATGAACTAGAGGAAGAACAGTCTGATACATCAGTTCGGGATTCATCCCCAGGGTCATCAAGTAGAAGCAAGACCAAAGATAACTGGGATGAACTGATTGAGCGTCTATATGAGAAGGATGAATCAGGTCATAAGATATTAATAAGATCAAGATCCCAGTGA
- the LOC101255367 gene encoding probable prolyl 4-hydroxylase 12 — protein MANFLWVFIFVALGICSELLFAEKGRKELRAEEVNGDAIIQSGHPVRSNRFDPSRVVQLSWRPRVFLYRDFMSAEETDHLISSVHGMRNGSTIDNASVDAVNFPTMGIPVDAKDPTSSRIEERISAWTFLPKGNSKPLHVLHSGRESSKGNYSYFEMNSTLKSSEPLMATVILYLSNVTQGGQILFPESENKILSDCTKSSDSLRPTKGNAIVFFNVHLDASPDRSSSHARCPVIDGEMWYAIKFFYLRSITVQKDPLQSDGDTYCTDEDENCTRWAATGECERNPVFMVGSPDYYGTCRKSCNAC, from the exons ATGGCGAACTTTCTTTGGGTTTTCATCTTCGTGGCTTTGGGGATCTGTTCCGAGCTTCTTTTCGCTGAAAA AGGCCGAAAAGAATTGAGGGCTGAGGAGGTGAATGGGGATGCCATTATACAGTCGGGCCATCCTGTACGCTCTAATAGATTTGATCCCTCACGCGTCGTTCAACTCTCGTGGCGACCAAG gGTTTTCTTGTATAGAGACTTTATGTCAGCAGAAGAGACTGATCACTTAATCTCTTCG GTGCATGGAATGAGAAATGGCTCCACAATTGATAATGCTTCTGTGGATGCAGTGAATTTTCCAACTATGGGTATTCCTGTAGATGCAAAG gaTCCTACTTCCTCAAGGATCGAAGAAAGGATCTCAGCTTGGACCTTTCTGCCAAAAG GAAACAGCAAGCCATTGCATGTTCTGCATTCTGGACGTGAGAGTTCAAAGGGGAATTATAGTTATTTTGAGATGAACTCCACACTCAAGTCCAGCGAACCATTAATGGCGACTGTCATTTTGTATCTATCAAATGTGACACAGGGTGGTCAGATCCTCTTCCCTGAGTCAGAG AATAAGATATTGTCTGACTGTACGAAGAGTAGCGACTCCCTGAGACCAACTAAAGGAAATGCAATTGTGTTCTTCAATGTCCACCTCGATGCATCCCCTGACAGGAGTAGCTCCCATGCAAGATGCCCTGTTATTGATGGTGAAATGTGGTATGCCATCAAATTCTTTTATCTGAGAAGTATAACTGTGCAAAAGGATCCATTACAATCAGATGGTGACACCTATTGTACCGATGAAGATGAGAACTGTACGCGATGGGCTGCTACTGGAGAGTGTGAAAGGAATCCTGTTTTTATGGTTGGTTCTCCTGATTATTATGGTACATGTAGGAAAAGTTGTAATGCTTGTTGA
- the LOC101255664 gene encoding gibberellin 20-oxidase-like protein produces the protein MSKSQTSVKLPIFDISRPLSSSNSLKSLSLACKEWGFFHISNHGIPRDLCKQLRFLSNQIFDLPCDVKLNAGPLSNIRTYTPHFIASPFFESLRVSGPDFFASAQSTSQALINQPIPEFSHAMEVYGRKMVEVSKSIVEVILMSLGPEFERKFASEFKNCHGYLRVNSYTPPESTDDVQEEEEVEGLGMHTDMSCITIVYQDEVGGLQVRSKEGKWMDIDPCQDTLVVNIGDLLQAWSNGKLRSSEHRVVLKEPVSRFSIAFFWCFEDEKLIVAPQEIVGKGNLKVYKPFVCADYLKFRESNEKGKFEKVGFTVKHFAAK, from the exons ATGTCTAAGTCTCAAACTTCTGTAAAACTTCCCATTTTCGACATTTCGAGGCCATTGAGTTCATCAAATTCCCTCAAGTCCCTTTCTTTAGCTTGTAAAGAATGGGGCTTTTTTCACATCAGTAACCATGGAATTCCTAGAGATTTATGTAAACAACTTCGTTTCCTTTCTAACCAAATTTTCGATCTCCCGTGTGATGTAAAGCTCAATGCTGGACCTTTATCAAATATAAGAACCTATACTCCTCACTTCATTGCTTCCCCTTTCTTTGAAAGCCTCAGAGTGTCTGGACCTGACTTCTTTGCTTCTGCACAGAGTACTTCCCAAGCCCTGATCAACCAGCCAATTCCAGAATTCAG TCATGCAATGGAGGTATATGGGAGAAAAATGGTAGAAGTGTCCAAAAGCATTGTTGAGGTCATACTGATGAGCTTAGGTCCTGAATTTGAGCGAAAATTCGCATCGGAATTCAAGAACTGTCATGGCTATCTAAGAGTAAACAGCTATACTCCACCCGAAAGCACTGACGAtgtacaagaagaagaagaagttgaagGGCTAGGGATGCACACTGATATGAGCTGCATAACAATAGTATATCAAGATGAAGTTGGTGGACTTCAAGTGAGATCCAAAGAAGGCAAGTGGATGGATATTGATCCTTGCCAAGACACACTTGTTGTGAATATTGGAGATCTATTGCAGGCTTGGAGTAATGGGAAATTGAGGTCATCTGAACACAGAGTTGTTTTGAAAGAGCCTGTGAGTCGATTTTCCATCGCGTTCTTTTGGTGCTTTGAAGATGAGAAACTGATTGTTGCACCACAAGAGATTGTGGGGAAGGGAAATTTGAAGGTCTATAAACCTTTTGTTTGTGCTGATTATTTGAAGTTTAGAGAAAGCAATGAGAAAGGCAAGTTTGAGAAAGTTGGTTTCACTGTCAAACATTTTGCAGCTAAATAG